In Lycium ferocissimum isolate CSIRO_LF1 chromosome 3, AGI_CSIRO_Lferr_CH_V1, whole genome shotgun sequence, the genomic window ctatcacatattaaatttattGCACATTTAATATGATGAAAGTTAttctgaaaaataattattttctttcaatatttggttagagagtgaaaataatttttggaaaaaactaTCTACTAAAGATTGATAACAAAATTAGCAAATCAAATATTCAAAATTGTGCGAGGcagtaaatattttatttttatacattcaaaataaatattgtattcaagataataattagatattattttttcaagttgCTTATCAAtagaatataaataatattataataaccGACAAGAAATATTCGTGCAACGCACGTACATAGAGACTAGTTACCAAAAATACAGTAATTTcctattatttgttaattatggcggtgttactttatttatttgtgaaattgtttatcccatgttaattatttgtttatcccatgttaatcGTTAAATAAATGAGTTCATTATNNNNNNNNNNNNNNNNNNNNNNNNNNNNNNNNNNNNNNNNNNNNNNNNNNNNNNNNNNNNNNNNNNNNNNNNNNNNNNNNNNNNNNNNNNNNNNNNNNNNAGGATGAAACCCCCTTACGTGTTTCCCAAAAATTCGATCCGCGCGGGGAAAATAGGTCCTCGCGTCGGCCCCCACCCCCCGACCGTGATCGATCTTCCCGGGTGTTAATATACAACCCCCGGCCGATGTACGCATCCCTGCCTCCATaccagataaaaaaaaaaaattaaagtccagAGGCCATTTGGAGTAatttactattaaaaaaaattattattccaattttagtAGAACAAATACGCATCGGCTAGATAAAGTCGACTTCCATTCGCCTTATTTGAAACCACCGATAGGACTACATTAATGCTATAAGGTATAGACAAAATAATATCCACCCACTTAGACTTAGGTCCCATATAATAAAGCATTATCACATTTTTAAGTATCTTTATTTTGGGCTATCGAGGCATCAATTAAATTTCACTTTTCCGACTACATAAATATCACATTAAAGGtataacaatccacaaaaataatgTTGGACCGTTCATAATGTTAGCCACTTAGGAGTAGACCTTCCTAAAGCTCTTATGTAAATATCTAAGCGCACTaatttttaattagaaaaaacaAGTATTTGACCATTGAAAAGGAAACATATGTATTATCGTATAAGAGTGTCACAAATCGGCCAAATTTTATATaccaatccacaaaaataacaataacataacaacaaatttttcaaaagtgctactaaacAAATCGGaccttttatataataatgcttctaacaatcatatcttaaggtcaaattaaaataacacaaataagacaaacatatatcttatacgtattaaaataacacaaataaaaaataacaattaagaTATATAAGACAAATAAATATTCTACATCTATtagaaatatacaattatatgagttagaaaaaataccttaatttagaTAGCAACAAAAAGATAAGGATGAACAAGTTACTCCAAAAAATTAGACCGTAACATaaagattttaaaagaaaataaatggaagAGAGGAAAAGGAGAAGGAGATAAAAATTCTCTTCAGTAAGTTGAAGATGGAGGAAGAGCGGAAGGAGGCGGAAGAGGAGATGATATTATTTAGGGCAACAACGAATGAAAGTGAGGGGAGGATCCGcgtttacaaatataatttgtaaaacgtggatccccCTCCACGTttactaaaatattttttttttcggttcaacattaaaatgttgaaaaaaaaagttggggtataacgtggactgctTCACGTTATACCcttttatgtaaatttttaagcccccttttagtttataccgtatatttttatacccttttttAGCTCCGGACTCCTTATTATGTACTACTAACGTTAACATTTGAAACCAAAGGATTGGTGCTACTTTTTATTAGCCTTAATGGCCTTCTTAATGGGGAATAAAGTGGCAGTTGGCAAAACGTTTTTCACTATTTCAATTACTCATTTGATCAATAGCCATTATTGGTTGTTATTACAATTTAATATTTGAACGTTGATATTAATCATCCGTTCACTAATTTtcctataaatatatattaccaACTCTTTTCATAGAGGTGAGAATAGATACAAACACATATTCTTTCACTCAAATTTTTGTACTGGGTTTTCTTCTCTATGAAATCTTTATTAGATTCTGACTTTTAGTTTTGTACTAAAAGAGTTTGTTGAATCTTGGGGGATATCTTTTTACTGTGAAATATTTCTTAAGACAATAACTTAATTTGACGCCTCAAACTACGTGAATTCATTAAAGTGTTTGTGATCGAGTATTTTTTGTAAGATTTACAACAATCTCAAGGATATTTTACACTCTAATTTTACGGAAAATCAAGTTGATGCTGTCCATGTTACTGGTCTAATTCCACCCAATGGTGTAGAGGTACTCACTCATTTTTCGTTTCAAAGAAGGtaaaaattatttgattattttgCATCTTATGCCATCAGCAACTAAATgcgtgcaatttttttttagcttaaacTGCACAAGTTTACCACTAGAAAGTTGAGATTAACAAACaagaaaaagttgtttgttgTTATGAATGCCTTGAATTTGTGCATGTACACCATTGATTCTGAGTAACAGTAGGATTTATAACATCCAAAAGATGATTCTTACATCTAGTAAGTACTTGCTAATGTAATTTGACTCCTTCAATTGATGAGATTATTAGCTCATTTAACTTTTATCCAGATTGATTTATATGATTAACATGTAATGGATGCTAATGAGTTGCAAAGTGTTTTCAACTGgaattgatgttttttttttttttttttttttttttaggatcaTATGTCCACATGATAGAATATATTTTGAGTACCCTATTTGCGATATTTTTCAATATGTCAAATTTGTCCAAGTGTAAATACTGCTACTTCAGGAGAGTTTCTCTATAATAGTAACATTAATGTGATCTAAAATTGATGCATAAGAATTTTTCAAAGAATTGTAATGAAGTCTTTCCTGAGAGTGGATTAGTAATAACTGAGAAAATTCTTAAAGACCCTTTTGAGGATTTATTTGATTCTTGCAAAAAGGTTTTATTGGATGATCTCTTTTTGGTATGAATTTGTGTTGTAGTAGTATTATTTTAGGTAGCTCCTAATAAGTTTCAAATCGTTCTAGTATTTGTGAATAATTTACATTTGAGGTGTTAAGTTGAATGTAGATGCATATGTTTTAATATATAGCTATTGTAGTGAAATTCTTGAAAAGATATTTTGAGTGTGGCAAACTAAGCCATCATACACCTCAATGTAGTAGGGGATTCAGAGAAATGATAATCCCGCTaagcaaaaataaatttgggtaagcggatgatataattattgtaGTCATTTTTCAATCGAATTTTGTGGCTAATGTGAGAGAATGGGTGTTAGACTTTGTGTTTGCAAGATATTTGTGCTAACATAATTTTGTGTTCTACACctaagttgaagaagaagaatgatatatttatgTTGGTGATTCTAGAACTACTCAAGTTCTTGGAATAGAAAAGTTCTTCTAAAATCACTTCTGATAAACATTGACATTAACTAAGGTGATACTTCTTCCTAATATTTGAACTAATTTGATTTCCATGGGATTCTTAGGAAAAGTAGGGTTAAAGTTTCATTTGAATTTGATGAAAATATAGTACATTTACTTGATTGATTGTTTTGATTTATGACATgataaaagaagatttttcaAAGTCATATTTACTTAAGTAATATCTACAttcatttcttaaaattttgttAAATGAGGCTTTAATATAATATTCATTTTCCTTGAATTACAATTGTTAACAAACAATGTGATAATTAGCtttgacttttcgtgttctTTTCCTGCTATCTCTTTAATCACTCTCTGACTTTTCTGATGACTAGATTACTTGCTTAAACAATTATTGTAAATTAGTAAATTTGCAAACATCTTTATAAACTTTTGATTCAATTTTTATCTAATACCTCAATATTAAAAATTATCTAAAAGTATATTTTGCGAAAAGtgaaattaactttattttttgtttgaaaagatTATTCCAAAGTTTACAAGTTTATAATTTCAACTCATACGTGTACAACAAAacttaattttgaaaattaaaccAAACCGATagttaaatttcaaataaagtgaatatgAGAAGTAATCACTATAACACAATaagaaaaaaaactgaaaacaaaaGTTTTCATAACTCATttacaattaattaatttttttttttttttttttttatttttttttttacaagtaGAGACTTTTATATCAAAAAATATGTGGTAAACTTGAAATAACGAACTACTTATAAAACAAAAGATCCTAACAACTTTGGCTGGTATGAAACTGCCCTGTACTCCAATTTGTAAAAGTGTATTTGAATATCCATTCCCGACAACTTACAGATGTAGTAATAACAATCTTTTGCCTAAGCAAGTAGCTCAaaagtttttcaagaaaaaaagaatcaagTAAAAACtattgttcaaaaaaaaaaaaaaaaaaaaagtaaaagctTTTACTCGTGCTCTCAATTATCCTTTACAGCAATTGAAAATGTTGTCGGGAATTTCAGTGAAATATCTAAGCGTTTTGGGTCAAATTCCACCATTGGTCGAAAGCTTTTAGTCTCCccaaatttgaagaaagagagtcagagaaaaaaaaagtccagAAAATTTGTGCTTCCCTTCGTTGTGGTACTGCTCACTTAAGTATACATTTAACATGTTTCTACAGATATGGTTAAAAAGGATAGCTCTCTTTTCTACAGATATGGTTACAAAGGATAGCTCTCTTTATATAACTATCAGAAAGAGAGTATTTTGTATGTGACCCTTAAAATTCTTCAATAAATTTAATAGTGTATTGACAAATTAAAGACGGGAGGGTAAGATGTCATTCTCTCTGAAATATTCCTAATATTGCTTCTACCGTTCTAGGTGGATTGAATGAGAGAGTTAATTGAGCGAGTTAATTGAGCTTTATTGCAAAGTTGTACGTGGGCTTATTATTGCAACATAATATTTACTTGACTATTTACTTTATGAGGTTTGTGTTAATCCAATTAATTAGTAGATTTTTTGTTAAAGGAAAATggcaaaaaaggagaaaaaagataaatacgaATGAaggtcatagagaggtgtcacatcaccttgtctatgcatagctttatattatatataaattatagcATGGAGTTATAttatcaccttgtctatgcatAACTTTATATTACTTTTGATAAAGTTGCAATGTATGTGTTTTAGTAGTCTGGATTTTTTTAGGACAATATTTCTAAACCAAACACATTTGAATGGATTTAATAAAGTTATAATATTGGACAGAGAGTTACTATCAGAACGTTGCTATGAGAACGTTAGCTTGTGTCCATTTCTTCTCTACTTTATCTTTGATATGTTTTgtagtataaatttatgtgtcacaCATATACAAATTCGGATACCTCATAAGATTGGAAAAATCTTTTATGAATTGTGGAAGATTATTCATTggattaaaatatttgaaaatgtaGGGGTGTACGAGCTGGACACCGGTGtacgaacctgctagatataatcGATCGGAAGTCAAAACAATATGGCAATGCAGAAAAAGCATGCTGTaaactcatcatgtcatatatcaaAATGAACCTGTCTCTTGAGAAGTCACAGCTAActaaaacataacaaatatgcaagccgacaaggctgccactatacacggggacatccaaaacgaactacatcgatatagttgaccaaaacatatatacacaacccacatatgtctacgtaccccaaGAGTATAACAAGAAACATGGCGGTacagggcctcgccgtacccttgaatatgcataagtctatactaaaaggatctgtaccaaaatgactcaagctccggaacaatggagctctccatgTACGAGTACCGAGTATAATATCCTAAGCAATATGAGGATCACCAAAAGTATACGTACTACGGCATGAAAACGCAACCTCTCGAAGAAAGAGGTCaatacggaaaatgtactgagtatgtaaagcttgaAGTACAacaaagaagatcatgactgagtaaaagatgacaagaggcaagtatgataatcaaggataccaatgcatctgtgccttatgagatgagagtcgtgcatatatataatataccatacccggcccattatgggactcagtgaaatacatagcgtacccggcctgttatgggactcggtgaaatacatatagcgtacccggcccattatgggactcagtaaaatatatagcgtacccggcccattatgggactcggtaaaatatataacgtacccgcctattatgggactcggtgaaatatataatatacatacccggcccccagccgagggactcggtgaacaataaaatataaacgtgcacgaatacgtaccccaATCCTCTAGTGcgagactcggtgaagtgatacaataacaatatatgAATGCGTGCACCCGCccccagcgagggactcggtgaagtgatacaataacagtatgcacgaatacgtacccggccctctagtgagagactcggtgaaGTGAGGCCATAACAATgtgcacgaatagaatattaggagcaatcatgtacaaactgAATCATCATTTAGAATTCGAGAGAATAAACAGAAcgaactaacacttgagaatcaaagacaactgtcatgtcaagcactactgagaactagaattcattggagtcatgtatgttcgtcgttcgctcactttatgtaattcatgccaaaaagaaggaagggataactttacatacctgttcaacctccaattatctacacttatttgcccgagctcgtaagtctacatttaaaaggattcacactatcgttagactcatcatagtatacttgtgttaagctttcaagttaaactattctatatcctgccgaaaatcgggcagcatctcccctgcttatatgcctagcccgaaacctcaattcaaagaaccaacaacaacaacaacaataccaacatcaataatatcatttccaacaccaatatataccataaaatagcccacatgctgttttccaacttccataactaacccacttactatacaattatttaaccactctatcttcgtgaataaaccgatattaacataaatagaaagagattaataccttactcttgttgaagtagcaatatctccAATATCAGCATTGAAttcacatcaaaatccaccgcCAAACGATACTATAACCATGATTATGCGCTACCCGAGCTTCGATTCCGAGATTTTACTTGACTTGGTATCAAATTTGATGGGTGGAAGTTAGGAGAACTTTCCAGGGGTTTGGGATCCGTTTGGGGTGTGTTGGAGTGGAAATGGGGGTTAATCCCCTTATATAGAAGGTTTAagtcggtttgcaccgactcagaatttgcccttcgcgttcgcGGCCTTGGGTCGCGTTTGCGAAGGGTTAATCCCCACGACTCTTCGCGTTCGCGGCCCTTTGGTCGCGTTCGCGCAGGGTAATTTTTCTACTCGGACAGTCTGTCTGAAAGtgctcataacttttgatctcgatattgtgtgagggcccacgacctatggttggaaagctatttcaattatctacaactttcattttcagtgtgattccaaattccaaacttataatggcgtttTTGCCTCTCCAAGTAAaggtcatccgaaaacgtatccttaaatcatccttttagagggcttatgcccatattcgACTTAAGGGTCCTTTTTAAGATTTGTTCatcttcccatgtactactcatatcacttttcatatgtccttatAAAATTCTGGCATGTGGGACCCACCTTAACTTGCGGTTATGAGGGCTACTTCAAAGTCCATACTTGAAACAACCAATACTTACGAATTTCAATATACAGAaccacggggtgtaacagaGGTTATATGGTTGAACGGTTTGGTGTCAGAATTAAGTAGGGTTCAACATGAACCAACTCTAAAATGTGATAGCCGCAGTGCTATTCACTTGATAAAAAATCGAGATTTCATGATCCCACCAAACACATTGATATCGATTCCATTTTATTCGTGATGTTCTTTGAACAAGGCACAATTAAGGTCTTGAAAGTTGACACAAGGGACAACCCAACGGATATGTTGACCAAGGTGGTTCCTCTCGTCAAGTTCAGTCATTGTATGAATTTGGCAGGAGTTCGCATCAACTGATGCTTCAGGATGGAGAATGTTAGGGCAATGGAGAGCTTCTAGTATGTACAAGGTTTCGGTTAGTGTCTCTTGTTTCCTACACGGAGTTAGCTCACGTAGGCTTAGAGACATTGGACTGAATGACATTCATATGGAAGCTCGAAATTCATCTCAAGGTGTATATTGCGAAGTTGAGAAAATATTCAAGCCAATTCCTACTCAAaagcggaaagaaataaaagaatttttttttctttgtttgttttcgagtgttattgggatttagatcattttaggaaaggattagacctagtagtataaatacatgctagctAGGATTCATTAAGTAGGACAGAACATAGAACCGAAGAGTATTCaatcttgtaacttactttctcTCTTGATATTGATAAAAGTAACGGCCGTTCTCCGTGGACTAGGATCATATCGATCCGAACCACGTTAATTACTGTGTTTTTATCGTTTCCGTGCTAACATAAACAATACTATGTATTTGGTAATATGCTTAAGTTTTGGCCATTGACTAATATTTTGAACCATCCTAATATGAACTGTACATGATCGACAGAGGCAGATCTAGGATTTTAAGTTTATGGGTTCGGGATTCTACTCCTTTTAAGTTAATGGATTCTAAATTAGTAATTTGTATATGTTCCATGGATTTCTTAAGACAAATATAGgatttggaccaaatttattgggttcggccgaacccgtAACCTATGCTCTAGCTCCTCCCCTGAGGATTGATAATGCAAAAGAAGAGAATTCTTTGAAAGTGTAACAAAAAGGCTAACAAATGAACAGTAAGAGGTCTAAAATAGTGTATTACCACATCaaaaatctgtttttttttttttttttttccatttgaaTTCTAGAGAGAAAACCATATTTGGCCAATACAAAGTTGGCTTTCAGGTTACAAAAGAATGGTAAGCATTCTAACCTATAAACTTTATATTCTCTATTGCAGCAAACTACAACTCGAAATAAATTAGAAGGATGATAAATTGAAACAGTATTATTTTTCTAACTAATATCATCAAGAAAGGATGATACATCAAAATCAGAGTTGAACATAGACAAATCTCCGATATTATCCTCCGGTGGCCAATTAACTGAAGAACTTGATGGCTGCAACAATTGCACTTTGCCTGCTCCAAAGTCATCTAATTCGAAGGCATCCAAGTTCCGCTCCTTCCAATCAGCCTGGTTACTATTGATTCCATCTGATTGAATCTCGGAATAAGTTTCTGAGTTCTGGAGGTCAATTTGCTGGTTGCATGTACAATCAAATTGCTCCTCATTCTTCACATAGTTTAGCTCAGCAGACTCTTGATGGATCACCATTGGCTTGAAATCAAATGATTCCTCTAAAAACTTCTGAAAACTGTAAGGATTATCATGGTTCTCTGTCAAATAAAACATATCAGGTATCATTGAATAATTGTCTTCTAATAGCAAAATCTCCATGTATTTGAGTTGGCTACGAACATCTTCACTCAGGTTTTCAGAAGACCTGAAATCCAACGGCTCTTCTTGCAATATATTCTCTTGTGACAAAACTTGGTCTTCGGTATTACAAATTTCATCAGGTCGCAAGACATCCTTGCTAAACATGAAGGTTGGCTTGATCGCATCTGTTGTCTCGTCGTGCAAACTGTTTGAAACTTCGTTGAAGTTTATACGTTCCAAATCTTTATTATGTGTCTCACCTTTAACACAAGAATTTTGAGATTTAGAAAAAAATCTCGAACTGCTTAATTCTCTCTCAGAATTCTCCTCCGGGATAACTTCTGATTCCTCATCTGTCAACCAACAAGCAGGTGAACCTTGATTCACCTTGGAGCACTCCTGATGAATCTCTGATATATTAGCATAACTTAAATCTGTATTTACAACCACACCATCGTCTAACGTATCTAAAGCTGACTCAATTTCTATGTTCATTGCATCATCAACACCTGAATACTCATGTTCAACAAACGATTGTTCACTCGATTCCTGTGAAGATGTCAACGAGTCATTATGTACGCGATAATCCGGGAAGTTGAGTATGGCATAGGATCCATACATAACGCTAGCAGCTTCATCATAAGCAATAGCGGCTTCACCAGCTGTTGAGAAAGTACCAAGCCAAAGACGCTTGCCATTGCTCTTATACTGACCATTACTATATACAGGCTCGCGAATTTCAGCCACCCACTTTCCCCAAGTCCTCTGTCTAACACCTCTGTATTTACAACCCGAATTTTCAGGACCGCCTTTACCTCGCATACAACCTTTTTTTGATCTATTAACAGggaattttctcttcttcttcacttgTTCATCTTGAGTATTACTAGAATTAAGTTCCTGGTTAAAAAATTTCCACCTTAACAAAATATCTTCGATCGAATCAGATTCATTACGCCTTCTTTTCTGTTTCCTCTTAGCACAAGAAGCCATAATTATGTAAGAAAGATTATAAAGGGCTATTTTTGTAAGAGAAGTTGTAACAAAAGTTGTATAGTGGCAAATAGTTACAATAACCTTATGTTGTGACTGTTTTATTATTGTGTTTTATGCAAAAATGGAGATTCAAGGCAAATTGGACTAAGAAACCAATTCTTAAATCGGAAAATAGttagagaaagcatgtaaagaAAAACTAAGGATAATCATAAAGCCAATAGTACATAATATAGCACACAATAAATTGAGAATACTAAGTACTACAAAGTTGGCAGTTGTTTCTTCTATTATTATTTAGAGATTAAAAGAGATGGAGTATAATATAAGGGAAAAATATCACCTTTGGGGAATTTAAGACATGCGCGTAAAAGTATAATTTATAAGTTAAATCTGATTGGAAGGTTTGTATTCTGCTTTGCAAATGGGACT contains:
- the LOC132049784 gene encoding uncharacterized protein LOC132049784 isoform X1, encoding MASCAKRKQKRRRNESDSIEDILLRWKFFNQELNSSNTQDEQVKKKRKFPVNRSKKGCMRGKGGPENSGCKYRGVRQRTWGKWVAEIREPVYSNGQYKSNGKRLWLGTFSTAGEAAIAYDEAASVMYGSYAILNFPDYRVHNDSLTSSQESSEQSFVEHEYSGVDDAMNIEIESALDTLDDGVVVNTDLSYANISEIHQECSKVNQGSPACWLTDEESEVIPEENSERELSSSRFFSKSQNSCVKGETHNKDLERINFNEVSNSLHDETTDAIKPTFMFSKDVLRPDEICNTEDQVLSQENILQEEPLDFRSSENLSEDVRSQLKYMEILLLEDNYSMIPDMFYLTENHDNPYSFQKFLEESFDFKPMVIHQESAELNYVKNEEQFDCTCNQQIDLQNSETYSEIQSDGINSNQADWKERNLDAFELDDFGAGKVQLLQPSSSSVNWPPEDNIGDLSMFNSDFDVSSFLDDIS
- the LOC132049784 gene encoding uncharacterized protein LOC132049784 isoform X2 — encoded protein: MRGKGGPENSGCKYRGVRQRTWGKWVAEIREPVYSNGQYKSNGKRLWLGTFSTAGEAAIAYDEAASVMYGSYAILNFPDYRVHNDSLTSSQESSEQSFVEHEYSGVDDAMNIEIESALDTLDDGVVVNTDLSYANISEIHQECSKVNQGSPACWLTDEESEVIPEENSERELSSSRFFSKSQNSCVKGETHNKDLERINFNEVSNSLHDETTDAIKPTFMFSKDVLRPDEICNTEDQVLSQENILQEEPLDFRSSENLSEDVRSQLKYMEILLLEDNYSMIPDMFYLTENHDNPYSFQKFLEESFDFKPMVIHQESAELNYVKNEEQFDCTCNQQIDLQNSETYSEIQSDGINSNQADWKERNLDAFELDDFGAGKVQLLQPSSSSVNWPPEDNIGDLSMFNSDFDVSSFLDDIS